From Streptomyces sp. NBC_00237, a single genomic window includes:
- a CDS encoding DUF4429 domain-containing protein, translating to MAEIMQKDGTWSFEGDSVRLVPGSDKGVSLLRRTLGEITVPLEAVAGIFFEPGKKTGRLRLRLREGACPLMQIAGGRLDDSSDPYRLVVENDRTGVAEYFVDEVRNALLLDQIGSGPVDRYLLGGPVLPYTAGAGDASVTVDERQVRLTWTWTTETSKSSGGPRTIPLAEVMAVEWLPAVGLEHGYLRFVTSAAGHTMPPKYDPHAVHLYGLKKDPLMALAAAAVVARMPHPHAREEPEDAVPAALEAAPRDAAPAAEDHDVLLRRLRELGELHQAKILTDEEFAMAKQAVLKRL from the coding sequence ATGGCGGAAATCATGCAGAAGGACGGCACCTGGAGCTTCGAGGGGGACTCGGTCCGGCTCGTTCCCGGCAGCGACAAGGGGGTGAGCCTGCTGCGCCGCACGCTCGGGGAGATCACCGTGCCGCTGGAGGCGGTGGCGGGCATCTTCTTCGAGCCGGGGAAGAAGACCGGGCGGCTCAGGCTGCGGCTGCGCGAGGGGGCGTGCCCGCTGATGCAGATAGCCGGGGGGCGGCTGGACGATTCCTCGGACCCGTACCGGCTGGTCGTGGAGAACGACCGCACGGGCGTGGCCGAGTACTTCGTGGACGAGGTGCGCAACGCGCTGCTGCTGGACCAGATCGGCTCCGGTCCCGTCGACCGCTATCTGCTCGGCGGACCCGTGCTGCCGTACACGGCCGGGGCGGGCGACGCCTCGGTCACCGTGGACGAGCGGCAGGTCCGGCTGACGTGGACGTGGACGACGGAGACCTCGAAGTCCTCGGGCGGACCCCGGACGATCCCCCTCGCCGAGGTGATGGCGGTGGAGTGGCTGCCCGCCGTCGGCCTGGAGCACGGCTATCTGCGGTTCGTCACGTCCGCCGCCGGCCACACCATGCCACCGAAGTACGACCCGCACGCGGTCCATCTGTACGGGCTGAAGAAGGACCCCCTGATGGCGCTCGCGGCGGCCGCGGTGGTGGCGCGGATGCCGCATCCGCACGCGCGGGAGGAGCCCGAGGACGCGGTGCCCGCCGCGCTGGAGGCCGCCCCCCGGGACGCGGCGCCCGCCGCCGAGGACCACGACGTACTGCTGCGGCGGCTGCGGGAACTGGGCGAGCTGCACCAGGCCAAGATCCTCACGGACGAGGAGTTCGCGATGGCCAAGCAGGCGGTGCTGAAGCGCCTGTAG
- a CDS encoding beta-N-acetylhexosaminidase: MYVPRTCHIRDAPSKGRLVRHRRTIPRLLAPLLLVAVAGTASVGAAPAPDSASAAKAADGPRPLGQVIPAPSEVKAGGSAYTIGPKTDIRVGHSREAREVGEALARVLRPSTGYRLPVTSRDDRGGIRLKLAGKDRSLGGEGYRLESGRGGVTITARTSAGLFHGIQTLRQQLPAAVEKPTKQAGPWQVAGGTVRDVPRFGYRAVMLDVGRHFLTVEQVKRYVDQAALYKINTLRLHLTEDQGWRIAVDSWPRLATYGGSTQVGGGPGGYYTKAQYKDLVRYAASRKMEVVPEIDMPGHTNAALASYAELNCNGIAPPLYTGTEVGFSSLCASKPITYKFIDDVVREIAQLTPGKYINIGGDEAHSTSHEDFAKMMNHAQKVVGTYGKKVMGWHQLVGADQVKDKVVQYWGYDKTSEAERRTVVEAAKGGTKLVLSPADRSYLDMKYNKSTPLGLNWAGYVEVRRSYDWDPGSYLAGAPESSVLGVEAPLWTETLATSDQLEFMAYPRLPGIAELGWSPKSTHDWETYKLRLAQQGPRFDALGIDYYRSTQVPWPAP; encoded by the coding sequence ATGTACGTGCCGCGAACATGCCACATCCGCGATGCCCCGTCGAAGGGACGCCTTGTGAGACACCGTCGTACGATTCCCCGCCTCCTCGCTCCGTTACTGCTGGTCGCCGTAGCGGGAACGGCCTCGGTCGGTGCCGCGCCCGCCCCGGACAGCGCCTCCGCGGCGAAGGCCGCCGACGGCCCCCGCCCGCTGGGCCAGGTCATTCCGGCCCCCTCCGAGGTGAAGGCGGGCGGCTCCGCGTACACGATCGGCCCGAAGACCGACATCAGGGTGGGCCACTCCCGGGAGGCGCGCGAGGTCGGCGAGGCCCTGGCCAGGGTGCTGCGCCCCTCCACCGGGTACCGGCTGCCGGTCACCTCGCGGGACGACCGGGGCGGCATCCGGCTGAAGCTCGCCGGGAAGGACAGGTCCCTCGGCGGCGAGGGCTACCGGCTGGAGTCGGGTCGCGGCGGCGTCACCATCACCGCCCGCACGTCCGCCGGGCTCTTCCACGGCATCCAGACCCTGCGCCAGCAACTGCCCGCCGCCGTCGAGAAGCCGACGAAGCAGGCCGGGCCGTGGCAGGTCGCGGGCGGCACGGTCCGGGACGTCCCGCGCTTCGGCTACCGGGCCGTGATGCTCGACGTCGGACGCCACTTCCTCACGGTCGAGCAGGTCAAGCGCTACGTCGACCAGGCCGCGCTCTACAAGATCAACACCCTGCGCCTGCACCTCACCGAGGACCAGGGCTGGCGCATCGCCGTCGACTCCTGGCCGAGGCTGGCGACGTACGGCGGATCCACCCAGGTCGGCGGCGGCCCCGGCGGCTACTACACCAAGGCCCAGTACAAGGACCTGGTGCGGTACGCGGCCTCCCGCAAGATGGAGGTCGTCCCCGAGATCGACATGCCGGGCCACACCAACGCGGCCCTCGCCTCGTACGCCGAACTGAACTGCAACGGCATCGCGCCGCCGCTCTACACGGGCACCGAGGTCGGCTTCAGCAGCCTGTGCGCGAGCAAGCCGATCACGTACAAGTTCATCGACGACGTGGTGCGCGAGATCGCGCAGCTGACCCCCGGCAAGTACATCAACATCGGCGGCGACGAGGCGCACTCGACCAGCCACGAGGACTTCGCCAAGATGATGAACCACGCGCAGAAGGTGGTCGGCACGTACGGCAAGAAGGTCATGGGCTGGCACCAGCTGGTCGGCGCCGACCAGGTCAAGGACAAGGTCGTCCAGTACTGGGGCTACGACAAGACCAGTGAGGCCGAGCGCCGGACCGTCGTCGAGGCCGCGAAGGGCGGCACCAAGCTGGTGCTCTCCCCGGCCGACCGCAGCTACCTCGACATGAAGTACAACAAGTCCACTCCGCTGGGCCTGAACTGGGCGGGCTACGTCGAGGTGCGGCGCTCCTACGACTGGGACCCGGGCAGCTACCTGGCGGGCGCCCCGGAGTCGTCCGTGCTCGGCGTGGAGGCCCCGCTGTGGACGGAGACGCTGGCCACCAGCGACCAGCTGGAGTTCATGGCGTACCCGCGCCTGCCCGGCATCGCGGAGCTGGGCTGGTCGCCGAAGTCCACGCACGACTGGGAGACGTACAAGCTGCGGCTGGCCCAGCAGGGTCCGCGCTTCGACGCGCTCGGCATCGACTACTACAGGTCGACGCAGGTGCCGTGGCCCGCTCCGTGA
- a CDS encoding siderophore-interacting protein gives MSDTTDTTIPFRLFHLSVLRTERLSPSLLRVTFGGHGPDGLTGFASGGRDQSLSLFLPQPGQEEPVLPPETDPDWFTSYRALPEGTRAVMRSYTARAHRTDPDELDIDFALHPDGGPACRWAEQAAPGHRVAVLGPAVADNAGVRFRPADDTDHVLIWADETALPAASAALEELPSDLPVRAWITVQHPDDAVELRAPAGAEITYLVRDENAPAPVDAIAAAEIPATGTPYVWIAGEASCVRALRRHFVNDRGHDRRRITFTGYWRQGLTEDGLRENPSEYEIS, from the coding sequence GTGTCCGACACCACCGACACCACCATCCCCTTCCGCCTCTTCCACCTCTCCGTCCTCCGCACGGAGCGCCTCAGCCCCTCCCTCCTCCGCGTCACCTTCGGCGGCCACGGCCCGGACGGCCTCACCGGCTTCGCCTCCGGCGGGCGGGACCAGTCCCTCTCCCTGTTCCTCCCGCAGCCGGGGCAGGAGGAGCCCGTCCTCCCCCCGGAGACCGACCCCGACTGGTTCACCTCGTACCGCGCCCTCCCCGAGGGCACCCGCGCCGTCATGCGCTCCTACACCGCCCGCGCCCACCGCACGGACCCCGACGAGCTCGACATCGACTTCGCCCTGCACCCCGACGGCGGCCCCGCCTGCCGCTGGGCCGAGCAGGCCGCGCCCGGCCACCGGGTGGCCGTCCTCGGCCCCGCCGTCGCCGACAACGCCGGAGTCCGCTTCCGGCCCGCCGACGACACCGACCACGTCCTGATCTGGGCCGACGAGACCGCCCTCCCCGCTGCCTCCGCCGCGCTGGAGGAACTCCCCTCGGATCTGCCCGTCAGGGCCTGGATCACCGTCCAGCACCCGGACGACGCCGTGGAGTTGCGGGCCCCCGCCGGGGCCGAGATCACCTATCTCGTACGGGACGAGAACGCCCCCGCCCCCGTCGACGCGATCGCCGCCGCCGAAATCCCCGCCACCGGCACCCCGTACGTCTGGATCGCGGGCGAAGCCTCCTGCGTCCGCGCCCTGCGCCGCCACTTCGTGAACGACCGGGGCCACGACCGCCGCCGCATCACCTTCACCGGCTACTGGCGCCAGGGCCTCACCGAGGACGGCCTCCGCGAGAACCCGTCCGAGTACGAGATCTCGTAA
- a CDS encoding ABC transporter substrate-binding protein: protein MPSQPRLSRPTRRGLLAVGGAFGIGAALAACGGEKTSGGTSDTGAAEKSGPWSFVDDRGTKAETKAAPKNIVAFTGMAAALYDYGVEVKGVFGPTKGKDGKPDVQAGDLDISKVEIIGNAFGEFNVEKYAKLMPDLLISDMWEKGKLWYVPEASEKKIFQLAPQIGLWASQTNMEKALARRAGLAASLGADLKAQKTVDAKARFEKASARLRAAAKAHPDITVMIGSASAELFYVSLAKTSADTLYFQELGVKFVEPKVDKAGFFEPLSWENIGKYKADVIMMDNRSAVLQPKDIAGKPTWAGLPAVKAGQVVPRVTEPIYSYAKCAPILEDLAKAIESAKKVS, encoded by the coding sequence ATGCCCTCCCAGCCCCGCCTCTCCCGTCCCACCCGTCGCGGACTCCTCGCCGTCGGCGGCGCGTTCGGCATCGGTGCCGCACTGGCCGCGTGCGGCGGCGAGAAGACCTCAGGCGGCACGTCGGACACGGGCGCGGCCGAGAAGTCCGGCCCCTGGTCCTTCGTCGACGACCGAGGTACGAAGGCCGAGACGAAGGCCGCCCCGAAGAACATCGTCGCCTTCACCGGGATGGCCGCCGCCCTGTACGACTACGGCGTCGAGGTCAAGGGCGTCTTCGGCCCGACCAAGGGCAAGGACGGCAAGCCGGACGTCCAGGCGGGCGACCTGGACATCTCCAAGGTGGAGATCATCGGCAACGCCTTCGGCGAGTTCAACGTCGAGAAGTACGCCAAGCTCATGCCGGACCTGCTGATCTCCGACATGTGGGAGAAGGGCAAGCTCTGGTACGTCCCGGAGGCGTCCGAGAAGAAGATCTTCCAGCTCGCTCCGCAGATCGGCCTCTGGGCCTCGCAGACCAACATGGAGAAGGCGCTGGCCCGCCGCGCCGGTCTGGCCGCCTCGCTCGGCGCGGACCTCAAGGCGCAGAAGACCGTCGACGCGAAGGCCCGCTTCGAGAAGGCTTCGGCGCGGCTGCGCGCGGCGGCGAAGGCCCACCCCGACATCACGGTCATGATCGGCTCGGCCTCCGCGGAACTCTTCTACGTCTCCCTCGCGAAGACGAGCGCGGACACCCTGTACTTCCAGGAGCTGGGCGTGAAGTTCGTCGAGCCGAAGGTCGACAAGGCGGGCTTCTTCGAGCCGCTGAGCTGGGAGAACATCGGCAAGTACAAGGCCGACGTGATCATGATGGACAACCGGTCGGCGGTGCTCCAGCCCAAGGACATCGCGGGGAAGCCGACGTGGGCGGGGCTGCCCGCCGTCAAGGCCGGTCAGGTCGTTCCGCGCGTCACGGAGCCGATCTACTCCTACGCGAAGTGCGCGCCGATCCTGGAGGACCTGGCCAAGGCCATCGAATCCGCGAAGAAGGTCTCCTGA
- a CDS encoding acyl-CoA dehydrogenase family protein, which yields MTMDHRLTPEHEELRRTVEEFAHDVVAPKIGDLYERHEFPYEIVREMGRMGLFGLPIPEEYGGMGGDYLALGIALEELARVDSSVAITLEAGVSLGAMPIYRFGTEEQKQEWLPKLCAGEALGAFGLTEPDGGSDAGGTRTTAVLDEATGEWVINGSKCFITNSGTDITALVTVTAVTGRKPDGKPLISSIIVPSGTPGFTVAAPYSKVGWNSSDTRELSFSDVRVPAANLLGEEGRGYAQFLRILDEGRVAISALATGLAQGCVDESLKYVKERHAFGKAIGENQAIQFKIADMETRAHMARIGWYDAASRLVNGEPFKKQAAIAKLYSSTVAVDNAREATQIHGGYGFMNEYPVARMWRDSKILEIGEGTSEVQRMLIARELGMSA from the coding sequence CTGACGATGGACCACCGCCTCACCCCCGAGCACGAAGAACTCCGGCGCACCGTCGAGGAGTTCGCCCACGACGTCGTCGCCCCGAAGATCGGCGACCTGTACGAGCGGCACGAGTTCCCGTACGAGATCGTCCGCGAGATGGGCCGCATGGGCCTCTTCGGGCTGCCGATCCCCGAGGAGTACGGCGGCATGGGCGGCGACTACCTCGCGCTCGGCATCGCCCTGGAGGAGCTGGCCCGGGTCGACTCGTCGGTCGCGATCACCCTCGAAGCGGGCGTCTCGCTCGGGGCGATGCCGATCTACCGGTTCGGCACCGAGGAGCAGAAGCAGGAGTGGCTGCCGAAGCTGTGCGCGGGCGAGGCGCTCGGCGCGTTCGGCCTGACCGAGCCGGACGGCGGCTCGGACGCGGGCGGCACCCGTACGACCGCCGTCCTCGACGAGGCGACGGGCGAGTGGGTGATCAACGGGTCGAAGTGCTTCATCACCAACTCCGGCACCGACATCACCGCCCTGGTCACGGTCACCGCCGTGACGGGCCGTAAGCCGGACGGCAAGCCGCTGATCTCCTCGATCATCGTCCCGTCCGGCACCCCCGGCTTCACGGTCGCCGCCCCGTACTCCAAGGTCGGCTGGAATTCCTCCGACACGCGTGAGCTGTCCTTCTCCGACGTACGGGTCCCGGCCGCGAACCTGCTCGGCGAGGAGGGGCGCGGCTACGCCCAGTTCCTGCGCATCCTCGACGAGGGCCGCGTCGCGATCTCGGCGCTCGCCACCGGGCTCGCCCAGGGGTGCGTCGACGAGTCGCTGAAGTACGTGAAGGAACGGCACGCCTTCGGGAAGGCGATCGGCGAGAACCAGGCCATCCAGTTCAAGATCGCCGACATGGAGACGCGGGCGCACATGGCCCGGATCGGCTGGTACGACGCGGCGTCGCGGCTGGTCAACGGCGAGCCGTTCAAGAAGCAGGCCGCCATCGCGAAGCTGTACTCGTCCACGGTCGCCGTCGACAACGCGCGGGAGGCCACCCAGATCCACGGCGGGTACGGCTTCATGAACGAGTACCCGGTGGCCCGCATGTGGCGCGACTCCAAGATCCTGGAGATCGGCGAGGGCACGAGTGAGGTGCAGCGGATGCTGATCGCACGGGAGCTGGGCATGTCCGCCTGA
- a CDS encoding hydroxymethylglutaryl-CoA lyase gives MVVPDPQLPTRVRIYEVGARDGLQNEKGTVPTATKAEFIHRLAASGLTTVEATSFVHPRWVPQLADAEALFPLLQDLSDTVGLPVLVPNDRGLDRALALGARHVAVFASATESFAQANLNRTVDEALAMFEPVVTRAKEAGAQVRGYLSMCFGDPWEGAVPETQVVKVCRALLDMGCDELSLGDTIGVATPGQVASLLTALNADGVPTDTVGVHFHDTYGQALSNTLAALRHGVTTVDASAGGLGGCPYAKSATGNLATEDLVWMLNGLGIDTGVDLSRLTATSVWMAEQLGRPSPSRTVRALSHKD, from the coding sequence ATGGTCGTCCCCGACCCCCAACTCCCCACCCGCGTAAGGATCTACGAGGTCGGAGCCCGCGACGGCCTCCAGAACGAGAAGGGCACGGTCCCCACCGCGACCAAGGCGGAGTTCATCCACCGCCTCGCCGCGTCGGGCCTCACCACCGTCGAGGCGACGAGCTTCGTCCACCCCCGGTGGGTGCCCCAACTCGCCGACGCGGAAGCCCTGTTCCCGCTCCTCCAGGACCTGTCCGACACCGTCGGCCTCCCCGTCCTCGTCCCCAACGACCGGGGCCTCGACCGCGCCCTGGCCCTCGGGGCCCGGCACGTCGCGGTCTTCGCGAGCGCCACCGAGTCCTTCGCCCAGGCCAACCTCAACCGCACGGTCGACGAGGCCCTCGCCATGTTCGAGCCCGTCGTCACCCGCGCGAAGGAGGCGGGGGCGCAGGTCCGCGGCTACCTCTCGATGTGCTTCGGCGACCCCTGGGAGGGGGCCGTCCCCGAAACCCAGGTCGTGAAGGTCTGCCGAGCCCTCCTCGACATGGGCTGCGACGAGCTGAGCCTCGGCGACACCATCGGCGTCGCCACCCCCGGCCAGGTCGCCTCCCTCCTGACCGCCCTCAACGCCGACGGCGTCCCCACGGACACCGTCGGCGTCCACTTCCACGACACCTACGGCCAGGCCCTCTCCAACACCCTGGCCGCCCTGCGCCACGGCGTCACCACCGTCGACGCCTCCGCCGGGGGCCTCGGCGGCTGCCCGTACGCGAAGTCGGCCACCGGCAACCTCGCCACCGAAGACCTCGTCTGGATGCTGAACGGCCTCGGCATCGACACCGGGGTCGACCTCTCCCGCCTCACCGCCACCAGCGTGTGGATGGCGGAGCAACTGGGCCGACCCAGCCCGTCCCGCACTGTTCGCGCCCTCTCCCACAAGGACTGA
- a CDS encoding acetyl/propionyl/methylcrotonyl-CoA carboxylase subunit alpha produces the protein MFDTVLVANRGEIAVRVIRTLRELGIRSVAVFSDADADARHVHEADAAVRIGPPAAAESYLRIDRLVEAAVRSGAQAIHPGYGFLAENAEFASVCASAGLVFIGPPASAISLMGDKIRAKETVRAAGVPVVPGSSGSGLTDDQLADSAREIGMPVLLKPSAGGGGKGMRLVRDAALLGDEIAAARREARSSFGDDTLLVERWIDRPRHIEIQVLADGHGNVVHLGERECSLQRRHQKIIEEAPSVLLDEATRAAMGEAAVQAARSCGYSGAGTVEFIVPGDDPSSYFFMEMNTRLQVEHPVTELITGIDLVEWQLRVASGAELPFTQADITLTGHAIEARVCAEDPSRGFLPSGGTILALHEPQGNGVRTDSGLSVGTEIGSLYDPMLSKVIAYGPDRPTALRKLRAALAATVTLGVQTNAGFLRRLLAHPDVVAGNLDTGLVERDADSLVDPGVPAEVYAAAGLLAQAELSTPSPGWADPFDAPSGWRLGGTPAWTAHHFKVPGHDPVTVRVREGAVQISPPGGGTPCSSGAENLGEIEQRGPGGSAPGVSAPGAHAAEPHVSQPGRGGAGDALPARLGSGTPQGAPLTVEVGGLTHTLHHHGEWLGRDGDAWHLQAYDPVAATLTGSAHSGADALTAPMPGTVTVVKVAVGDHVTAGQSLLVVEAMKMEHVISAPHSGTVAELDVKAGATVAMDQVLAVVTPDETPGETPDEEEDTK, from the coding sequence CTGTTCGATACGGTCCTGGTCGCCAACCGTGGCGAAATCGCCGTCCGCGTGATCCGTACGCTCCGTGAGCTGGGCATCCGCTCGGTCGCCGTGTTCAGCGACGCCGACGCGGACGCGCGGCACGTGCACGAGGCGGACGCGGCGGTACGGATCGGCCCGCCCGCCGCAGCCGAGAGCTATCTGCGCATCGACCGCCTGGTCGAGGCGGCGGTGCGCTCGGGGGCGCAGGCCATCCACCCCGGGTACGGATTCCTCGCGGAGAACGCGGAGTTCGCGTCCGTGTGCGCGTCGGCCGGGCTCGTCTTCATCGGCCCTCCCGCCTCCGCGATCTCCCTCATGGGCGACAAGATCCGCGCGAAGGAGACGGTGCGGGCGGCGGGCGTGCCGGTCGTACCCGGCTCATCTGGCTCCGGCCTGACGGACGATCAACTCGCCGACTCCGCACGGGAGATCGGCATGCCGGTCCTGCTGAAGCCGTCCGCAGGCGGCGGCGGCAAGGGCATGCGGCTGGTCCGCGACGCGGCACTCCTGGGGGACGAGATCGCCGCCGCCCGCCGCGAGGCCCGCTCCTCCTTCGGCGACGACACACTCCTCGTCGAGCGGTGGATCGACCGCCCCCGGCACATCGAGATCCAGGTCCTGGCCGACGGACACGGGAACGTCGTCCACCTCGGCGAGCGCGAGTGCTCGCTCCAGCGCCGCCACCAGAAGATCATCGAGGAGGCTCCTTCGGTCCTGCTGGACGAGGCGACGCGGGCCGCGATGGGCGAGGCGGCGGTCCAGGCGGCCCGCTCGTGCGGGTACTCGGGTGCGGGCACGGTCGAGTTCATCGTGCCGGGCGACGACCCGTCCTCGTACTTCTTCATGGAGATGAACACCCGCCTCCAGGTCGAGCACCCGGTGACCGAGCTGATCACCGGCATCGACCTGGTGGAGTGGCAGCTGCGCGTCGCATCGGGGGCCGAACTCCCCTTCACCCAAGCCGACATCACCCTCACCGGCCACGCGATCGAGGCCCGCGTCTGCGCGGAGGACCCCTCCCGCGGCTTCCTCCCCTCCGGCGGCACGATCCTCGCCCTGCACGAGCCGCAGGGCAACGGCGTCCGGACGGACTCGGGCCTCTCCGTCGGCACGGAGATCGGCAGCCTGTACGACCCGATGCTGTCGAAGGTCATCGCGTACGGTCCCGACCGCCCGACCGCACTGCGGAAGCTGCGCGCGGCACTGGCGGCGACGGTGACCCTGGGCGTCCAGACGAACGCGGGCTTCCTGCGGCGCTTGCTGGCGCACCCGGACGTGGTGGCGGGCAACCTGGACACGGGTCTGGTCGAGCGCGACGCGGACTCGCTGGTGGACCCCGGGGTCCCGGCGGAGGTGTACGCGGCGGCGGGGCTGCTGGCACAGGCGGAGCTGAGCACCCCTTCCCCTGGCTGGGCGGACCCCTTCGACGCCCCCAGCGGCTGGCGGCTCGGCGGCACCCCGGCCTGGACGGCGCACCACTTCAAGGTGCCCGGCCATGACCCGGTGACGGTACGGGTCCGGGAGGGGGCCGTGCAAATTTCACCCCCTGGAGGGGGTACCCCCTGTTCGAGCGGAGCCGAGAACTTGGGGGAGATTGAGCAGCGGGGGCCCGGGGGCAGCGCCCCCGGCGTTTCCGCACCGGGTGCCCACGCGGCGGAGCCGCACGTTTCGCAGCCGGGAAGGGGCGGGGCCGGGGATGCCCTCCCCGCACGACTCGGTTCCGGCACACCCCAAGGAGCCCCGCTCACCGTCGAGGTCGGGGGCCTCACCCACACCCTCCACCACCACGGCGAGTGGCTGGGCCGGGACGGCGACGCCTGGCACCTCCAGGCGTACGACCCCGTCGCCGCCACCCTCACCGGCTCCGCCCACAGTGGCGCGGACGCCCTGACCGCCCCCATGCCCGGCACGGTGACCGTCGTCAAGGTGGCCGTCGGCGACCACGTCACCGCAGGTCAGAGCCTCCTGGTCGTCGAGGCCATGAAGATGGAGCACGTCATCTCCGCCCCCCACTCCGGCACCGTCGCCGAACTCGACGTCAAGGCCGGGGCCACCGTCGCCATGGACCAGGTCCTGGCCGTGGTCACCCCCGACGAGACCCCCGGCGAGACCCCGGACGAGGAGGAGGACACCAAGTGA